CTTTCGCCGTATCTGCGGCCGGCTCAGGGGGTGTGCAACCAGGCGGCGGTGTCCGGCGGCAGCAGGTCACCCACCGGCGGCCCGCTGGACAGCAGCACCGACTCGTGCGGCGGCAGCGGCACCGCCTCCCCGGACAGGTTGACCACGCAGGCGAACCCGGGGTCCCTGGCGAAGGCGAGCACCCCCGGCGGGGACTCCAGCCAGCGCAGCGGACCGCCGGTGGCCACCCGCTCGGCCCGGATGCGCAGGGCGGAGCGGTACAGCTCCAGGGTCGAGCCGCGCTCGGCGAGCTGCGCCTCGACGGTGTGCGCCGCCCAGACCCGTGGCTGCGGCAGCCAGGGCTCCTTGTGCGCGCCCTCGGGGCTGAAACCGAACGGGGGCGCGGTACCCGCCCACGGCAGCGGGACCCGGCACCCGTCCCGGCCCGGATCGGCGTGCCCGGTCCGCTCGAACACCGGGTCCTGCCGCAGCTGGTCGGGGATGTCCTCGATCTCCCACAGGCCGAGCTCCTCGCCCTGGTAGAGGTACATCGCGCCGGGCAGTGCCATGGTGAGCAGCGCGGCGGCCCTGGCCCTCCGGGTGCCGAGGCGGAGATCCACCGGGGTTCCGTGCAACCGGTCGGCGAAGTCGAAACCGGTGTCGCCTGCCCGCCCGTACCGGGTGACCGGCCTGGTGACGTCGTGGTTGGACAGTACCCAGGTGGGCGGCGCGCCGACGGTGCCGTGCGACTCGACGGTGTCCTCGATGATCCGGCGGAACCGATCGGGATCCCACGGGCAGACCAGGTAGTCGAAGTTGAACGCCGAGTGCAGCTCGTCGGGACGCAGGTAGCGCACCGTCCGGCCGAGATCGCCGAGCCACATCTCGCCGACCAGCACCCGCTCACCGGGATAGCCGTCCGCGATCCGCCGCCACTCGCGGTAGATCTCGTGCAGCCCCTCCTGGTCGGAGTACGGCAGCGGGCCGTCCGGGTCGGTGACATCGGGCAGGGCAGGGTCCTTCACCATCCCGTCGGCGACGTCGATACGCAGGCCGTCCACGCCGCGGTCGAACCAGAACCGCAGGATGTCGGCGAACTCGGCGCGGACCTCCTCGTTCTCCCAGTTCAGATCCGGCTGCCGGGAGCTGTAGAGATGCAGGTACCACTCCCCCGGCGTGCCGTCCGGTTCGGTGATCCTGGTCCAGGCGGGGCCGCCGAACCGCGACTGCCAGTTGTTCGGCGGCTGCGACCCGTCCGGGCCGCGTCCTGGCCGGAACCAGAACCGGGACCGCTCCGGCGATCCGGGGCCGGCGTCCCGGGCAGCGAGGAACCAGCGATGTACGTCCGAGCAGTGGTTCGGGACGATGTCGATGATCACCCGGATGCCTCTGGTATGCGCCTCGGCGATCAGGGCCTCGGCTTCGGGCAGGGTGCCGAAGGTCGGTTCGATGTCCCGGAAGTCCGCGACATCGTAGCCACCGTCGTCCATCGGCGACGGGTACCACGGGGTGAACCAGACCGCGTCCACCCCGAGTTGTTCCAGATAGGACAGCTGGGACCGCACCCCGGCGAGGTCGCCGATCCCGTCCCCGTTCCCGTCCCGGAAGCTGCGAATGTAGATCTGGTAGATGCTGGCGGTTCGCCACCATTCACGCACTGTGGAGTCCTCCCTGAGTCATGGGCCGGTCAGCCCTTGATGCTTCCCGCGCTCAGTCCGGCGAGAATCTGTTTCTGGAACACGAGATAGACCGCGATCATCGGCAGGCTGGTCAGCACGAGCCCGGCGACCAGCAGGTTGAGCGGCATATCCGGGGCGATGCGCTGCAGCAGCACGCTCAACGTCTGGGTGGCGGGGTCCTGCAGCACCAGCAGCGGCCAGATGAAGTCCTTCCACGCGGTCACCACGGCGAAGATGGACACCACCGCGAGGATGGGCCGGGAGATCGGCAGCACGATCGTCCACAGGGTACGGACCGGCCCCGCACCGTCGATGGTCGCCGCCTCCAGCAACTCGTCCGGGATCTGGTCAAAGAAACGTTTCAGCACGAAGATGTTGAAGGCGTTCGCGGCCGCGGGCAGCCAGATTGCCGCGGGAGTGTTCAGCAGGTTGACCCCGAACAGCGGCACGTCGGACACCGTGAGGTAGGTCGGCACCAGCAGCGCCGTGGCCGGCAACATCAGTGTGCTGAGCATCATGCCGAGCACGAGATTCCCGAACCTCGGGCGGAGTTTGGACAGCGCGTAGGCCGCGGGCACGTCCACCGCCAGCTGGATCGCCCAGGCACCGCCTGCCACGATCACGGTGTTCAGCAGGTACTTGCCGAGGTCGATCTCCCGCCATGCGGTGGCGAAGGTCTCCGGGTGCCACTCGTTCGGAACCAGGGTCGGCGGCACCTGCGCCAGCTCCTCCGAGGACTTCATCGCCCCGGTTACCGCCCAGTAGAACGGGAAAAGGAAGGCGAACACGAAGGCGAGCAGGGTCAGCAGCAACACCGTCCAGTACACGGTCCGGCCGGTCCGGCTGCGCAGCTGCGTTGGCGAGACGAGGGTGCGTGCCGCGGTCATGACTCCCTCCTCGTGGTCAGTCGCAGGTACGCCGCGGAGAACACCCCGAGCGCGACGAACAGCAGCAGGCTCATCGCACTGGCCGAGCCGAAGTCGTTGTAGACGAAGGCGTAGCGGTACAGCAGCAGCAGAACCGTCACGGTCGAGTTGTCCGGGCCACCACCGGTCATCACGAAGGGCTCGGTGAAGACCTGCATGGTCGCTACGATCTGCAACAGCAACAACACCAGCAGGACGAAACGGGTCTGCGGAATGGTCACGTGCCGCAGCCGTTTCCAGATCCCGGCGCCGTCCAGCTCGGCGGCCTCGTACAGCTCACCGGGGATGGTCTGCAACGCGGCCAGGTAGATCAACGTCGTGGTGCCCATATTCGCCCAGGTCGCCACCAGCACCAGGGAAAGCATCGCGGTGTCACTGGAGTCCAGCCAGGACAGTGCGGGCAGACCGAGGGTGCCGAGCACCTCGTTGAACAGGCCGGGTCCGGGATCGTAGAACCACCGCCACAGCAACGCGGTGACCACCGGCGGCAGCATCACCGGCAGGTACACCACCAGCCGGAAGAAGGTCCTGGCGTGCCGCAGCTCGTTCAGCAGCACGGCGGTGAGGAACGGGATCGCGAAGCCGAGCAACAGGGCCAGGCCGGTGAACATCAGGGTGTTTCGCCAGGCCACGCCGAACAGCGGGTCGGAGAACAGCCGCTGGAAGTTCTCCAGCCCCACCCACTCCGGCGCGTCCACGAAGTTGACCTGCTGAAAACTCAGCAGCACGCCGCGCACGATCGGATACCAGGAGAACAGTGCGAAGCAGACCAGTGCCGCGCTGAGCAGGCCGTAGGCGGTGACGGTCCGTGGCAACGCCCGGCGCGGGCCCCGGTTACGCCTGCGTCCGGTGGACCGGCCGCGTGCGCCCTCCGGGGCCGCGCTGGGCTTAGCGGACCTGAGCAAGAATCGTGTTGACATCGGCTTCGGCATCGGCGAGGAGCTGGTCAAGGTCGGCTTGCTCGTCGGTGAGACAGGCCTGCATCACCGTGTCGAGCCGGGCATAGATCTGTTGCGCCTGCGGGGGTTCC
The sequence above is drawn from the Amycolatopsis aidingensis genome and encodes:
- a CDS encoding glycoside hydrolase family 13 protein; the protein is MREWWRTASIYQIYIRSFRDGNGDGIGDLAGVRSQLSYLEQLGVDAVWFTPWYPSPMDDGGYDVADFRDIEPTFGTLPEAEALIAEAHTRGIRVIIDIVPNHCSDVHRWFLAARDAGPGSPERSRFWFRPGRGPDGSQPPNNWQSRFGGPAWTRITEPDGTPGEWYLHLYSSRQPDLNWENEEVRAEFADILRFWFDRGVDGLRIDVADGMVKDPALPDVTDPDGPLPYSDQEGLHEIYREWRRIADGYPGERVLVGEMWLGDLGRTVRYLRPDELHSAFNFDYLVCPWDPDRFRRIIEDTVESHGTVGAPPTWVLSNHDVTRPVTRYGRAGDTGFDFADRLHGTPVDLRLGTRRARAAALLTMALPGAMYLYQGEELGLWEIEDIPDQLRQDPVFERTGHADPGRDGCRVPLPWAGTAPPFGFSPEGAHKEPWLPQPRVWAAHTVEAQLAERGSTLELYRSALRIRAERVATGGPLRWLESPPGVLAFARDPGFACVVNLSGEAVPLPPHESVLLSSGPPVGDLLPPDTAAWLHTP
- a CDS encoding carbohydrate ABC transporter permease; translation: MTAARTLVSPTQLRSRTGRTVYWTVLLLTLLAFVFAFLFPFYWAVTGAMKSSEELAQVPPTLVPNEWHPETFATAWREIDLGKYLLNTVIVAGGAWAIQLAVDVPAAYALSKLRPRFGNLVLGMMLSTLMLPATALLVPTYLTVSDVPLFGVNLLNTPAAIWLPAAANAFNIFVLKRFFDQIPDELLEAATIDGAGPVRTLWTIVLPISRPILAVVSIFAVVTAWKDFIWPLLVLQDPATQTLSVLLQRIAPDMPLNLLVAGLVLTSLPMIAVYLVFQKQILAGLSAGSIKG
- a CDS encoding carbohydrate ABC transporter permease, which produces MPKPMSTRFLLRSAKPSAAPEGARGRSTGRRRNRGPRRALPRTVTAYGLLSAALVCFALFSWYPIVRGVLLSFQQVNFVDAPEWVGLENFQRLFSDPLFGVAWRNTLMFTGLALLLGFAIPFLTAVLLNELRHARTFFRLVVYLPVMLPPVVTALLWRWFYDPGPGLFNEVLGTLGLPALSWLDSSDTAMLSLVLVATWANMGTTTLIYLAALQTIPGELYEAAELDGAGIWKRLRHVTIPQTRFVLLVLLLLQIVATMQVFTEPFVMTGGGPDNSTVTVLLLLYRYAFVYNDFGSASAMSLLLFVALGVFSAAYLRLTTRRES